One window from the genome of Streptomyces sp. WZ-12 encodes:
- a CDS encoding TadE family type IV pilus minor pilin: MCRSEGRGRARTGASPPGGPGARDAGFVTAEAAVVLPVLVVVAVALVWGLLAACARIACVDAARAGARAAARQEPSGQVLAAARAAAPRGARIAVTREGDLVRVRVEAGLPGVGRLPVRVGGEAVALAEETVR, from the coding sequence ATGTGCCGTTCTGAGGGCCGCGGGCGGGCTCGCACCGGTGCGAGCCCGCCCGGCGGGCCGGGAGCGCGCGACGCCGGGTTCGTGACGGCGGAGGCGGCGGTGGTGCTGCCGGTGCTGGTGGTCGTCGCGGTGGCGCTGGTCTGGGGGCTGTTGGCCGCCTGCGCCCGGATCGCCTGCGTGGACGCCGCGCGGGCCGGGGCGCGCGCAGCGGCGCGACAGGAGCCCTCGGGCCAGGTGCTCGCGGCCGCTCGGGCGGCGGCTCCCCGGGGCGCGCGGATCGCGGTGACCCGGGAAGGCGACCTGGTGCGCGTACGGGTCGAGGCCGGGCTCCCGGGAGTGGGTCGGTTGCCGGTGCGGGTCGGGGGAGAGGCGGTGGCCCTTGCGGAGGAAACGGTGCGCTGA
- a CDS encoding oxidoreductase, which produces MAGISRGTPPEPPQASTDPLAALASLPGVADSVDSVRKAVDRVYGHRIMRRRSTEITAEAALRGARASAALSGADWALEEVRRRTDFGTGDEPRTVGAALRLTAEAGQLLSVWRQSPLRVLARLHLVAAGGGVDDDTVGRPRRNDEPVDEPLVELPLPDADEVAGRLDGLSRLLLAGTEAPALVTAAVVHGELLALRPFGTYNGLVARAAERIVLVGSGLDPKSICPAEVGHAELGSADYARALQDYVSGTLDGMARWIAHCGRAVELGVRESTAVCEALQRGAA; this is translated from the coding sequence ATGGCTGGAATCTCCCGGGGGACGCCCCCCGAACCACCCCAGGCGAGCACCGACCCGCTCGCGGCCCTGGCGTCGCTCCCGGGGGTCGCCGACTCCGTGGACTCCGTCCGCAAGGCCGTCGACCGGGTCTACGGGCACCGGATCATGCGGCGCCGCAGCACCGAGATCACCGCCGAGGCGGCGCTGCGCGGCGCCCGGGCCTCCGCGGCGCTGTCCGGGGCCGATTGGGCGCTCGAAGAGGTCCGCCGGCGCACCGACTTCGGCACCGGCGACGAGCCGCGCACGGTCGGCGCCGCGCTGCGGTTGACCGCCGAGGCGGGCCAACTGCTCAGCGTCTGGCGGCAGTCGCCGCTGCGGGTGCTGGCCCGGCTGCATCTCGTTGCGGCCGGCGGTGGAGTGGACGATGACACCGTGGGCCGGCCCCGGCGGAACGACGAGCCGGTGGACGAGCCGTTGGTCGAACTGCCGCTGCCGGACGCCGATGAGGTCGCCGGCCGGCTGGACGGGCTTTCGCGGCTCCTCCTGGCGGGCACCGAGGCGCCGGCCCTGGTGACGGCCGCCGTGGTGCACGGGGAACTCCTGGCGCTGCGGCCCTTCGGCACGTACAACGGGTTGGTCGCGCGGGCGGCGGAGCGGATCGTGCTGGTCGGCAGCGGGCTGGACCCGAAGTCGATCTGCCCGGCCGAGGTGGGGCACGCGGAACTGGGGAGCGCGGACTACGCGCGGGCCCTACAGGACTACGTCTCGGGCACGCTGGACGGCATGGCGCGGTGGATCGCCCACTGTGGACGCGCGGTCGAGCTGGGCGTACGGGAGAGCACGGCGGTCTGCGAGGCGTTGCAGCGCGGAGCGGCGTAA
- a CDS encoding DEAD/DEAH box helicase, translated as MASNPRPPERDARTSPGMILDGLARGATRAARITHTEHLPPRIGTHADWPARIRPEVIDAIRSAGIDRPWAHQARTSEHALRGESVVVATGTASGKSLAYLAPVLSTLLDGSEAPNGRGATALYLAPTKALAADQRRAVRELAAPLGTAVRPAVYDGDTPVEEREWVRQYANYVLTNPDMLHRGILPAHSRWSSFLRALRYVVIDECHTYRGVFGSHVAQVIRRLRRVCARYGSEPVFLLASATAAEPAQAASRLTGLPVAEITQDTSPRGELVFALWEPPLTELHGEQGAPVRRTATAETADLLTDLAVQGVRTVAFVRSRRGAELIALIAQERLAEVDRSLPARVAAYRGGYLPEERRALERALHNGDLLGLAATTALELGVDVSGLDAVVIAGYPGTRASLWQQAGRAGRAGQGALAVLVARDDPLDTYLVHHPEALFDRPVESTVLDPDNPYVLAPHLCAAAAELPLTEADFPLFGPETAGLLPQLEAANLLRRRTAAWYWTRRERAADLTDIRGQGGSPVQVVEAGTGRLLGTVDAAAAHTTVHEGAVHLHQGRSYLVRHLDLADDVALVEEANPPYSTTARDTTAISVLETDTEVPWGDARLCFGSVEVTNQVVSFLRRKLITGEVLGETKLDLPPRTLRTRAVWWTVTEDQLDAARVNPEQLGGALHAAEHASIGMLPLFATCDRWDIGGVSVPLHPDTLLPTVFVYDGHPGGAGFAERAFHTAADWLAATRSAIAACECDAGCPSCIQSPKCGNGNDPLHKRGALRLLTELLRGAPGDPPD; from the coding sequence ATGGCCTCCAATCCACGTCCGCCCGAGCGTGACGCGCGCACGTCCCCAGGCATGATTCTCGACGGTCTCGCCCGGGGCGCGACCCGTGCTGCACGCATCACTCATACGGAGCACTTGCCCCCGCGCATCGGCACCCATGCCGACTGGCCGGCACGGATCCGACCGGAAGTGATCGATGCCATCCGTTCGGCCGGAATCGATCGCCCCTGGGCCCACCAGGCACGGACGTCCGAACACGCGCTGCGCGGCGAATCCGTCGTGGTCGCCACCGGCACCGCCTCGGGCAAGTCCCTGGCATACCTGGCGCCGGTCCTCTCCACGCTGTTGGACGGCTCCGAGGCACCCAACGGGCGGGGGGCCACGGCCCTGTACCTGGCGCCCACCAAGGCCCTGGCGGCCGACCAGCGGCGGGCGGTGCGCGAACTGGCCGCCCCGCTCGGCACCGCGGTCCGGCCCGCCGTCTACGACGGCGACACCCCGGTCGAGGAGCGCGAGTGGGTCCGCCAGTACGCCAACTACGTCCTGACCAACCCGGACATGCTGCACCGCGGCATCCTCCCGGCCCACTCCCGGTGGTCCTCGTTCCTGCGCGCGCTGCGCTACGTCGTCATCGACGAATGCCACACCTACCGCGGCGTCTTCGGCTCCCACGTCGCCCAGGTCATCCGCCGGCTGCGCCGGGTGTGCGCCCGCTACGGCTCCGAACCGGTCTTCCTGCTGGCGTCCGCCACCGCCGCGGAGCCGGCGCAGGCGGCGTCCCGACTCACCGGCCTGCCCGTGGCGGAGATCACGCAGGACACCTCGCCCCGCGGCGAGTTGGTGTTCGCCCTGTGGGAACCGCCGCTGACCGAGCTCCACGGCGAGCAGGGCGCCCCGGTCCGCCGCACGGCGACCGCGGAGACCGCCGACCTGCTCACCGACCTCGCCGTCCAAGGGGTCCGCACGGTCGCCTTCGTCCGCTCGCGGCGCGGCGCCGAACTCATCGCCCTGATCGCCCAAGAACGGCTCGCCGAGGTGGACCGCTCGCTGCCCGCGCGGGTCGCCGCGTACCGGGGCGGCTATCTGCCCGAGGAGCGCCGGGCCCTCGAACGCGCCCTGCACAACGGGGATCTGCTCGGCCTGGCCGCGACCACCGCACTGGAACTGGGCGTGGACGTCTCCGGCCTGGACGCCGTGGTCATCGCCGGCTACCCCGGCACCCGGGCCTCTCTGTGGCAGCAGGCCGGCCGGGCCGGGCGCGCCGGACAGGGCGCGCTGGCCGTCCTGGTGGCCCGCGACGACCCGCTGGACACCTATCTCGTCCACCACCCCGAGGCGCTCTTCGACCGCCCCGTCGAGTCGACCGTGCTCGACCCGGACAACCCGTACGTCCTCGCCCCGCACCTCTGCGCGGCCGCCGCCGAACTGCCGCTCACCGAGGCCGACTTCCCGCTCTTCGGCCCGGAGACCGCCGGGCTGCTGCCGCAGTTGGAAGCGGCCAACCTCCTGCGGCGGCGCACCGCCGCCTGGTACTGGACGCGCCGCGAGCGGGCCGCCGACCTCACCGACATCCGCGGCCAGGGCGGCTCCCCCGTCCAGGTCGTGGAGGCCGGCACCGGGCGACTGTTGGGCACCGTGGACGCCGCGGCGGCGCACACCACCGTCCACGAGGGGGCGGTCCACCTCCACCAGGGCCGCAGCTATCTCGTCCGGCACCTGGACCTGGCGGACGACGTCGCCCTCGTGGAGGAGGCCAATCCGCCGTATTCCACGACCGCCCGCGACACCACCGCGATCTCCGTCCTGGAGACCGACACCGAGGTCCCCTGGGGCGATGCCCGACTGTGCTTCGGCTCCGTTGAGGTCACCAACCAGGTCGTCTCCTTCCTCCGCCGCAAACTGATCACCGGGGAGGTCCTCGGCGAGACCAAGCTGGACCTGCCGCCCCGTACGCTGCGCACCCGCGCGGTGTGGTGGACGGTCACCGAGGACCAGCTCGACGCCGCCCGGGTCAACCCCGAGCAGTTGGGCGGCGCCCTGCACGCCGCCGAGCACGCCTCCATCGGGATGCTGCCGCTCTTCGCCACCTGCGACCGCTGGGACATCGGCGGCGTCTCCGTCCCCCTGCACCCGGACACGCTGCTGCCGACGGTCTTCGTCTACGACGGCCACCCCGGCGGCGCGGGCTTCGCCGAGCGCGCCTTCCACACGGCCGCCGACTGGCTCGCCGCCACCCGCAGCGCCATCGCCGCCTGCGAATGCGACGCCGGCTGCCCGTCCTGCATCCAGTCCCCCAAGTGCGGCAACGGCAACGACCCGCTCCACAAGCGCGGCGCCCTCCGCCTCCTGACCGAACTCCTCCGCGGCGCCCCTGGTGATCCGCCCGACTGA
- a CDS encoding TadA family conjugal transfer-associated ATPase, whose protein sequence is MSRELLDGVRRRLAEAGAEPTPARVAVALRAEGRLLGDAEVLGVVGALRSEMVGSGPLEPLLAAPDVTDVLVTAPDAVWVDRGGGLERTDVRFRDAAEVRRLAQRLAAVAGRRLDDARPWVDARLPDGTRLHAVLPPVAVAGTCLSLRVLRPRAFALPELVAAGTVPPGGDRLLRALLAARLSFLVSGGTGSGKTTLLSTLLGLVGPAERIVLAEDSAELRPDHPHVVRLEARPANQEGAGRVTLRDLVRQALRMRPDRLVAGEVRGAEVTDLLAALNTGHEGGSGTVHANAACDVPVRLEALGCTAGLDRAALHSQLAAALSVVLHLVRDRAGRRRIAEIHVLERDRDGFVVTVPAAVWSPEGFREARGWGRLARLCERGGEAC, encoded by the coding sequence ATGAGCCGGGAGCTGTTGGACGGGGTGCGGCGGCGGCTCGCCGAGGCCGGGGCGGAGCCGACGCCGGCCCGGGTGGCGGTGGCGCTGCGCGCGGAGGGGCGGCTCCTCGGGGACGCCGAAGTGCTCGGCGTGGTGGGCGCGTTGCGCTCGGAGATGGTGGGCAGCGGGCCGTTGGAGCCGCTGCTCGCCGCGCCCGACGTGACGGACGTCCTGGTGACGGCGCCGGACGCGGTGTGGGTGGACCGGGGCGGCGGGTTGGAGCGCACCGACGTCCGGTTCCGGGACGCGGCCGAGGTGCGCAGACTGGCGCAGCGGCTGGCGGCGGTCGCCGGGCGGCGGCTGGACGACGCCCGTCCCTGGGTGGACGCCCGGCTCCCCGACGGCACCCGGCTGCACGCCGTGCTGCCCCCGGTGGCGGTCGCCGGGACGTGCCTGTCCCTGCGGGTGCTGCGGCCCCGGGCCTTCGCGCTGCCGGAGCTGGTGGCGGCGGGGACGGTGCCGCCGGGCGGCGACCGGCTGCTTCGGGCGCTGCTGGCCGCCCGGCTGTCGTTCCTGGTCAGCGGCGGTACGGGGTCCGGCAAGACGACGTTGCTCAGCACCCTGCTCGGCCTGGTCGGTCCGGCCGAACGGATCGTGCTGGCCGAGGACTCCGCGGAGCTGCGGCCGGATCACCCCCATGTGGTGCGGCTGGAGGCCCGGCCCGCCAATCAGGAGGGCGCCGGCCGGGTGACCCTTCGGGACCTCGTGCGGCAGGCGCTGCGGATGCGGCCGGACCGGTTGGTGGCCGGGGAGGTCCGCGGAGCCGAGGTCACGGACCTGTTGGCGGCGCTCAATACGGGCCATGAGGGGGGCTCGGGGACCGTTCATGCCAACGCCGCGTGCGACGTGCCGGTCCGGCTGGAGGCGCTCGGCTGCACCGCCGGACTGGACCGGGCGGCCCTGCACAGCCAGTTGGCGGCCGCGCTGTCCGTCGTGCTGCACCTGGTCCGCGACCGGGCGGGGCGGCGGCGCATCGCCGAGATCCACGTCCTGGAACGGGACCGGGACGGCTTCGTGGTGACGGTGCCGGCCGCGGTGTGGAGCCCGGAGGGGTTCCGGGAGGCGCGCGGCTGGGGGCGGTTGGCCCGGTTGTGCGAGAGGGGTGGGGAGGCGTGCTGA
- a CDS encoding ATP-binding protein has protein sequence MATVELRFSALPEHVRTARLVAAAVARRAGVDEAVLDEVRLAVGEACSRAVGMHESHGISAPVRVVLVEDETEKKFSIEVGDEVPGSGGAAAGGAPAEGGGESDAEGEDEMGLAVISGLVDDVEVSSGENGGWIRMSWPAHPTPVLP, from the coding sequence ATGGCCACCGTCGAACTTCGCTTCAGCGCCCTTCCCGAGCACGTCCGGACCGCGCGTCTGGTCGCGGCTGCCGTGGCGCGGCGCGCAGGGGTGGACGAGGCGGTGCTGGACGAAGTGCGGCTCGCCGTCGGCGAGGCGTGCAGTCGCGCCGTGGGGATGCACGAGAGCCACGGCATCTCGGCGCCGGTGCGGGTGGTGCTGGTCGAGGACGAGACCGAGAAGAAGTTCTCGATCGAGGTGGGCGACGAGGTCCCCGGCTCCGGCGGGGCCGCCGCGGGCGGCGCTCCGGCCGAGGGCGGCGGGGAGAGCGACGCCGAGGGCGAGGACGAGATGGGCCTCGCGGTGATCAGCGGGTTGGTCGACGACGTCGAGGTGTCCTCCGGCGAGAACGGCGGGTGGATCCGGATGAGCTGGCCCGCGCATCCCACGCCGGTGCTGCCGTAG
- a CDS encoding type II secretion system F family protein yields the protein MSPEVVHRVGMVALAAAVLLCTGALVRAVRVERAVRRRVLSVLVGAVGGLDGGEGGLRERVRRVVRGRRWRRGATREGGLPETWLREWGGPLGAGGGAAVLLGGVTGALVGIAVGWGAHHWLRWQRDAAADRAAEARVAAELAPAGELLAACLAAGAGPREAAEAVGRSLDGTVAERLGHIAAELRLGGEPATVWARLAELPGAEALARCMERAGISGAPAVEPALRVAAELRAEWGRAAAARARRAGVLVTLPLSGCFLPAFLVLGVAPVLIGLAGGLLGGDGMR from the coding sequence GTGAGTCCGGAAGTTGTCCACAGGGTGGGGATGGTGGCGTTGGCCGCTGCGGTCCTGCTGTGTACGGGGGCGCTGGTGCGGGCGGTGCGCGTGGAGCGTGCGGTGCGGCGGCGGGTGCTGAGCGTGCTGGTGGGGGCGGTAGGCGGCCTGGACGGCGGCGAGGGGGGCCTGCGCGAACGGGTGCGGCGGGTCGTCCGGGGCCGGCGGTGGAGGCGCGGAGCGACCCGGGAAGGCGGTCTGCCGGAGACGTGGCTGCGGGAGTGGGGCGGGCCCCTGGGGGCGGGCGGCGGTGCGGCCGTCCTCCTGGGTGGCGTGACCGGTGCCCTGGTGGGGATCGCTGTCGGCTGGGGCGCCCACCACTGGCTGCGGTGGCAGCGGGACGCGGCGGCTGATCGGGCCGCGGAAGCGCGGGTGGCCGCCGAACTCGCTCCGGCCGGCGAGCTGTTGGCGGCCTGCCTGGCGGCCGGCGCCGGCCCCCGGGAGGCGGCCGAGGCGGTGGGGCGATCGCTGGACGGAACGGTCGCCGAGCGGCTGGGGCACATCGCGGCGGAACTGCGCCTGGGCGGCGAACCCGCCACCGTATGGGCGCGGTTGGCGGAGCTCCCGGGAGCCGAGGCGCTGGCGCGCTGCATGGAGCGCGCGGGGATATCGGGAGCCCCGGCCGTGGAGCCGGCCCTGCGGGTCGCGGCCGAACTGCGCGCCGAGTGGGGCCGGGCCGCGGCCGCACGGGCCCGACGGGCGGGGGTGCTGGTCACCCTCCCGCTGTCGGGGTGCTTCCTGCCGGCCTTCCTCGTCCTCGGGGTGGCACCGGTGTTGATCGGGCTGGCGGGCGGGCTGTTGGGGGGTGACGGCATGAGGTGA
- a CDS encoding DUF4244 domain-containing protein — protein MFRRWWSRVRAVGVDRGMSTAEYAVGTLAACAFAAVLYKVVTSGPVVAALRSVLQRALDVPF, from the coding sequence ATGTTCCGTCGATGGTGGTCGCGGGTGCGCGCGGTGGGGGTGGACCGCGGGATGAGCACCGCGGAGTACGCGGTGGGGACGCTCGCGGCGTGTGCGTTCGCGGCGGTGCTCTACAAGGTGGTGACGAGCGGGCCGGTGGTCGCGGCGCTGCGGTCGGTGCTCCAGAGGGCGCTCGATGTGCCGTTCTGA
- a CDS encoding type II secretion system F family protein, with protein MLSERAGALVVPAVVAGCVVLLAWRLRRDRALRRRAVAVLGDVGAAHATVGGPGRGRAAALREWGAGRAAGGEGARRWRLGSWIEAGAEVWCLPAGIALGVLGRSVLPVVGAVAALVAVRRWLAGRARQRAADRRAAAVIRFCGAVAGELRAGRQPDRALVAAGVAGLGEAGPAVLAAARYGGDVPGALRAAARRPGAEGLIGAAACWRVAVEGGAGLARGLERIAAGLAAQRDQREELQAQLAGPRATALMLALLPVGGLLMGGALGADPLGVLLHTPAGWGCLLVGGLLEWGGVAWTGRIVADASAVRK; from the coding sequence GTGCTGAGCGAGCGGGCGGGGGCGCTGGTGGTGCCGGCCGTTGTGGCGGGGTGCGTGGTGCTGCTGGCGTGGCGGTTGCGGCGCGATCGGGCCCTGCGGCGACGGGCGGTGGCGGTCCTGGGGGACGTCGGGGCCGCGCACGCCACGGTCGGGGGGCCGGGGCGGGGGCGTGCGGCGGCGCTGCGGGAGTGGGGGGCCGGGCGGGCGGCCGGCGGCGAAGGGGCGCGGCGGTGGCGGCTCGGGAGCTGGATCGAGGCCGGCGCGGAGGTCTGGTGCCTGCCGGCCGGGATCGCACTGGGGGTCCTGGGGCGGTCGGTGCTGCCCGTCGTGGGCGCGGTGGCGGCCCTGGTTGCCGTACGGCGGTGGCTGGCCGGGCGGGCGCGGCAGCGGGCGGCGGACCGGCGGGCGGCGGCGGTGATCCGGTTCTGCGGGGCGGTGGCGGGGGAGCTGCGGGCCGGCCGGCAGCCGGACCGGGCCCTGGTCGCGGCCGGAGTGGCGGGGCTGGGGGAGGCCGGGCCCGCGGTGCTGGCGGCCGCGCGGTACGGCGGGGACGTCCCCGGGGCGCTGCGGGCGGCGGCGCGGCGGCCCGGCGCCGAGGGGCTCATCGGGGCGGCGGCGTGCTGGCGGGTCGCGGTGGAGGGCGGGGCGGGGCTGGCCCGCGGGCTGGAACGGATCGCGGCCGGCCTGGCCGCGCAACGGGACCAACGGGAGGAGCTCCAGGCCCAGTTGGCCGGGCCGCGGGCCACCGCCCTGATGCTCGCGCTGCTCCCGGTGGGCGGGTTGCTGATGGGTGGTGCGCTCGGCGCCGACCCCCTGGGGGTGCTGCTGCACACCCCGGCCGGGTGGGGCTGCCTGCTCGTCGGCGGGCTCCTGGAGTGGGGCGGAGTGGCCTGGACGGGCCGGATCGTGGCCGATGCGTCGGCGGTACGGAAGTGA
- the bldG gene encoding anti-sigma factor antagonist BldG — MDLSLSTRTVGDRTVVEVGGEIDVYTAPKLREQLVELVNDGSYHLVVDMERVDFLDSTGLGVLVGGLKRVRAHEGSLRLVCNQERILKIFRITGLTKVFPIHTSVDEAVAATD, encoded by the coding sequence GTGGACCTGTCCCTGTCGACCCGGACCGTTGGCGACCGTACGGTCGTCGAGGTCGGTGGCGAGATTGATGTATACACCGCGCCCAAGCTGCGCGAGCAGCTGGTCGAGCTTGTGAACGACGGAAGCTACCACCTCGTGGTGGACATGGAACGTGTCGACTTCCTGGACTCCACAGGGCTCGGCGTCCTGGTCGGCGGGCTCAAGCGGGTGCGTGCCCACGAGGGCTCGCTGCGCCTGGTCTGCAACCAGGAGCGCATTCTCAAGATCTTCCGAATCACCGGTCTGACCAAGGTGTTCCCGATCCACACCTCGGTCGACGAAGCCGTCGCAGCCACTGACTGA
- the ssd gene encoding septum site-determining protein Ssd: MSGSSTSDQPVRSGEERDGPLLITEDEELLDDLLRLCAAAGALPEVAHRPPLCTTEWESAPLVIVGADCAARLSGTGRRPGVVIVGRSADDVAVLRQAVAVGAERVLALPEGECWLVDRIADAVEGAGAPALTVGVIGGRGGAGASTLAAALAVTAARAGERTLLVDGDPLGGGLDVLLGGEQEKGLRWPAFAESRGRVAGGALAESLPRLHSLRVLSWDRGAEVAIPPPAMRAVLAAARRRGGVVVVDLPRRVDETAAEALAQVDVGLLLVPAELRAVAAARRVADAVRAVLRDVRVVACGQPGVGHGGGPGAEETARLVGLPLAGELAWDAGLPEDLARGTVPGARARGPLARFCAGFWERARGGGAAPVGGVGRAGERELGGASE; the protein is encoded by the coding sequence GTGTCCGGATCATCTACTTCCGACCAGCCGGTGCGAAGCGGTGAAGAGCGGGACGGGCCGCTGCTGATCACCGAGGACGAAGAGCTCCTCGACGACCTTCTGCGGCTCTGTGCGGCGGCCGGTGCGCTGCCCGAAGTGGCACACCGTCCTCCTCTTTGCACAACGGAGTGGGAATCGGCGCCGTTGGTGATCGTCGGCGCGGATTGTGCCGCCCGACTGTCCGGCACCGGGCGGCGGCCCGGCGTGGTCATCGTCGGGCGGAGCGCGGACGACGTCGCGGTGCTGCGGCAGGCGGTGGCGGTCGGGGCGGAGCGGGTGCTGGCCCTTCCCGAGGGCGAGTGCTGGCTGGTGGATCGGATCGCCGACGCGGTCGAGGGGGCGGGCGCGCCGGCCTTAACGGTGGGGGTCATCGGCGGGCGGGGCGGTGCCGGGGCGAGCACCCTCGCGGCGGCGCTGGCCGTCACCGCCGCCCGCGCGGGGGAGCGGACCCTGCTGGTGGACGGCGATCCCCTGGGCGGCGGTCTGGATGTCCTGCTCGGCGGCGAGCAGGAGAAGGGGCTGCGGTGGCCGGCGTTCGCCGAGTCGCGCGGCCGGGTGGCGGGTGGTGCGCTCGCCGAGTCGCTGCCCAGGCTGCACTCCTTACGGGTCCTGAGCTGGGACCGGGGCGCGGAGGTGGCCATTCCGCCGCCGGCGATGCGGGCGGTCCTGGCCGCGGCGCGGCGGCGCGGCGGCGTGGTGGTCGTCGACCTGCCGCGCCGGGTGGACGAGACCGCAGCCGAAGCGCTGGCGCAGGTGGACGTGGGGCTGCTGCTCGTGCCGGCGGAGCTGCGGGCGGTGGCGGCGGCGCGGCGGGTGGCCGATGCGGTGCGGGCGGTGCTCCGTGACGTGCGGGTGGTGGCCTGCGGGCAGCCCGGGGTGGGGCACGGCGGCGGGCCGGGTGCGGAGGAGACCGCGCGCCTGGTGGGGCTGCCGCTGGCGGGCGAGTTGGCGTGGGATGCGGGGCTGCCGGAGGACCTCGCGCGGGGGACGGTGCCCGGGGCGCGGGCGCGGGGGCCGTTGGCGCGGTTCTGCGCGGGCTTCTGGGAGCGGGCGCGGGGCGGGGGCGCGGCGCCTGTTGGGGGCGTCGGGCGCGCAGGGGAGCGGGAGTTGGGGGGTGCGTCGGAATGA
- a CDS encoding HAD family hydrolase — protein sequence MLAPVENHSVPHSTPRTAAFFDLDKTVIAKSSTLTFSKSFYQGGLINRRAVLRTAYAQFVFLAGGADHDQMERMREYLSSLCRGWDVAQVREIVAETLHDLIDPIIYDEAASLIEEHHAAGRDVVIVSTSGAEVVEPIGELLGADRVVATRMVVGDDGRFTGEVEYYAYGPTKAEAVRELAASEGYDLQRCYAYSDSITDVPMLETVGNPCAVNPDRALRREAVARGWPVVTFNRPVPLKKRLPTLTLPSRPVLTAVAAIGAAAATATLVWYATRRSTGKNRLAVMPAFARKRKDLRAGVPFTPYE from the coding sequence ATGCTCGCCCCCGTGGAAAACCACTCCGTGCCTCACTCGACTCCCCGTACTGCCGCGTTCTTCGACTTGGACAAGACCGTCATTGCAAAGTCGAGCACGCTGACCTTCAGCAAGTCCTTCTACCAAGGCGGCCTGATCAATCGGCGGGCCGTACTGCGCACCGCGTACGCCCAGTTCGTGTTCCTCGCGGGCGGCGCCGATCACGACCAGATGGAGCGGATGCGCGAATATCTCTCGTCGCTCTGCCGCGGCTGGGACGTGGCCCAGGTCCGGGAGATCGTCGCCGAAACGCTGCACGATCTCATCGACCCGATCATTTATGACGAGGCGGCTTCGCTCATCGAGGAACACCACGCGGCCGGCCGGGACGTGGTGATCGTCTCCACCTCCGGCGCCGAGGTCGTCGAGCCGATCGGCGAACTCCTGGGCGCGGACCGGGTGGTGGCCACCAGGATGGTGGTCGGCGACGACGGCCGCTTCACCGGAGAGGTGGAGTACTACGCCTACGGCCCGACGAAGGCGGAGGCCGTCCGGGAACTGGCCGCGTCCGAGGGGTACGACCTCCAGCGCTGTTACGCGTACAGCGACTCGATCACCGACGTGCCCATGCTGGAGACGGTCGGCAACCCCTGCGCGGTCAATCCGGACCGGGCGCTGCGCCGTGAAGCGGTCGCCCGGGGCTGGCCGGTGGTCACCTTCAACCGGCCGGTCCCGCTCAAGAAGCGGCTGCCGACGCTGACCCTGCCCTCCCGCCCGGTGCTCACCGCCGTCGCCGCGATCGGCGCGGCCGCCGCCACCGCGACGCTGGTCTGGTACGCCACCCGTCGCAGTACCGGAAAGAATCGACTCGCCGTAATGCCCGCATTTGCGCGCAAACGTAAAGATCTACGGGCCGGGGTTCCGTTCACCCCATATGAGTAG
- a CDS encoding ATP-binding protein translates to MKIAFVGKGGSGKTTLSSLFIRHLAATQVPVVAVDADINQHLGVALGMAEAQAAALPAMGAHLPLIKDYLRGSNPRIPSTATMIKTTPPGEGSRLLRIGEGNPIYDACARTVPLDDGTVRLMATGPFTEADLGVACYHSKVGAVELCLNHLVDGRGEYVVVDMTAGSDSFASGMFTRFDMTFLVAEPTRKGVAVYRQYKEYTQDFGVPLKVVGNKVQGADDLAFLRSEVGADLLVCVGHSDWVRTVEKGRPAPFALLEETNRRALEALHDAADASYEDRDWERYTRQMVHFHLKNAESWGNAKTGADLAAQVDPAFVLFEGTATPQPA, encoded by the coding sequence ATGAAGATCGCTTTCGTAGGCAAGGGCGGCAGCGGCAAGACCACGCTGTCCTCCTTGTTCATCCGGCACCTCGCCGCGACCCAGGTCCCCGTCGTCGCGGTGGACGCCGACATCAACCAACACCTGGGCGTCGCGCTCGGCATGGCCGAGGCCCAGGCCGCCGCGCTGCCCGCGATGGGCGCCCATCTCCCCTTGATCAAGGACTACTTGCGCGGCAGCAACCCCCGCATCCCGTCCACCGCGACGATGATCAAGACGACCCCGCCCGGCGAGGGCTCCCGGTTGCTGCGCATCGGCGAGGGCAACCCGATCTACGACGCCTGCGCCCGGACCGTGCCGCTCGACGACGGGACGGTGCGATTGATGGCCACCGGCCCGTTCACCGAGGCCGACTTGGGCGTGGCCTGTTATCACTCCAAGGTCGGGGCGGTCGAGTTGTGTCTGAACCATCTCGTCGACGGCCGCGGAGAGTACGTCGTCGTCGACATGACCGCGGGGTCGGACTCCTTCGCCTCCGGGATGTTCACCCGCTTCGACATGACCTTCCTGGTCGCCGAGCCGACCCGTAAGGGCGTCGCGGTCTACCGCCAGTACAAGGAGTACACCCAGGACTTCGGCGTCCCGTTGAAGGTCGTCGGCAACAAGGTCCAGGGGGCCGACGATCTGGCGTTCCTCCGCTCCGAGGTCGGCGCGGACCTCCTGGTGTGCGTGGGCCACTCCGACTGGGTGCGGACCGTGGAGAAGGGCCGCCCGGCCCCCTTCGCCCTCCTGGAGGAGACCAACCGCCGCGCCCTGGAGGCGTTGCACGACGCCGCCGACGCCTCCTACGAGGACCGCGACTGGGAGCGCTACACGCGCCAGATGGTGCACTTCCACCTGAAGAACGCGGAGAGTTGGGGCAACGCGAAGACGGGGGCCGACCTGGCTGCCCAGGTCGACCCCGCCTTTGTGCTCTTCGAGGGGACGGCTACCCCGCAACCGGCATGA